In the genome of Bosea sp. ANAM02, the window TCGTCCTGGACCTTGACCAGCGCGGTGCCGATCGCCTCGAACACCGCCGGCCAGTCGCCGACGGGTAGGGCCTTGCCGTCCGGGCCGAGCTTGTCGGGGCCGACCTGCGCGAAACGCTCGATCGTGGCGCGCTTCGATTCGATCGCTCCGATCTGGCCGGAGAGCTTCTCCTTCTCGTCGCGCAGCGTCTTGAGCTTCTCCTCCAGCACCGTGTCGAGCACGGGTTTGGCATCGCCCGGCGTGACGCGGACATCGACGGCGCCGACCGAGAAGCTGCCATCGCCGTTCCCCTCGACGCGGATCGAGGCGGGATCGATCGTCGCCGGCAGGCCGCGCAGCACGATCTGCGAGACGCCCTGCAGCAGCTCCGCCTTGCCGAGCCGCGTCACCACCGCGCCGTCCGGAAACACCGTGACGCGGTCGATCCGGCTCGTCAGCTCGGTCTCGGCGGCGCTGGCGAGGCCGGGCGCGAGAAACAGGGCGGCGGCAATATGGCTTCGCATCGAAATCATCCCCTCCGGATCGCAATCACGTCGCCGTGATTGGCGCTGCCGAATTCGGCGTGCCCAAGGCGGAATTGGGCCGGAATGCGGATAGGCGGGGCGGGCGCCGGCCGCGTCCTGCGTTTGCAGGAGCGCTGGCCGATTGCGATCGTCAGCTCGCCGAGAGCTTCATCATGACGAGGCCGGAGACGATCAGCGTCGCGGCGGCGATGCGCATCGGCGTCAGCGCTTCGCCGAGCACGGTCACGCCGACGAGGAAGGCGCCGACCGCGCCGATGCCGGTCCAGATCGTATAGGCCGTGCCGAGCGGCAGCGAGCGCATCGCCAGCGAGAGCAGGGCGAAGCTGCCGATCATCGCGACGATAGTGATGGCTGTCGGCATCGGGCGCGTGAAGCCGTCCGATTGCTTCATGCCGAAAGCCCAGACGATCTCGAGAATGCCGGCGGAAAAGAGATTGAGCCACGCCATAGCGGGTCCCCCAAGGTTCGCCGGGTCGTCCCGGCACATGTCCCAGGTTGGGGGAGGTCGTGGCCTCGCGGGTGCTGATCTAGCGATCGCTTATGGTCGTGGCAAGGGTGAGAGCGGTTGGCCCGCCGAGTGCCATTCTCAGCCCTCATCCTGAGGAGCCGCGTCAGCGGCGTCTCGAAGGATGCTCCAGGAGGCTCCGGAACCAACTGGAGCATCCTTCGAGACGCAAGCCTTCGGCTTGCTCCTCAGGATGAGGGCTGGTGTTCCCGGTCAAACAACCCATGAAAGGGGTTGAGAGGCTCGCCGCCGACCGCTCAGGCCCGCCCGCGGGCGCTGGCATGCGGCTTGACGCGATGCTCCATGAAATTGCGCAGTTCTGTGACACGGCGTTCGGTATCGAGCACCTCGCGGTCGAGGCCATGCGCCCAGGCGAGGTCCTGCCGGTCCGGCTCGGCATCGAGCGTCAGCATGTCATCGAGCCAGGCCTGCGCGGAAGCCTCGTCCTTGCGGAAGCCCTCCTGGATCAGCAGTTGCGTCCTGGGGCGAAGGATCGCCGCGATCTGCTTCAGCGAGAACTCGGGATGGTACTGCACGCCCCAGAAGGTGCCGCCATTATGCTTGATCTCGGCAGCCTGGACCTGGCTGTAGGCGTTGGAGGCGAGGATGGTCGTGCCATGGGCCGGCAGCGCGATGGTGTCGAGATGGATCGCCGGGGCGTCGAAGGCGGCCGGGCGGCTGGCGAGCAATGCGTGGCCGCGGCCGGCTTCGGTCGGCGCGATTCTGCGGGCAAAGCCGGTCTCGCGGCCCTTGGGATTGGGAGTGACGGTGCCGCCGGCCGCGACGGAGCCGACCTGAATGCCCCAGCAGGAGCCGAAGCAGGGCGTGCCGCTCGCATAGATCGCGCGCATCAGGTCGATCTGGCGCGTCACGGGCGGCGCCGTGTCGTAGATGTGCAGGGCCGAGCCGGTCAGGAAGATGCCGTCATAGGATTCGAGGCCTTCGCCGTCGGGCAGGTTGGCACCTTCGTCGGCCGGCAGGCAGATATCGGAGACGATGCCGGGCTCGAACGCCGCGATCTCGGCGGCATAGGCCTCGCCATAGGCCATGCCATAGGACCGGCGCAGCCCTTCGCGCGTGTCGTGCATGTTGCCGTCGACGAAGAGCAGGCGAAGCGGGCGGGCGCTGGTTTCGATCATCGGGACGTTCCGCAGGGATGCGCAGGGCGACGGGCAGGTGTGCGCCCGATCTCATATGAGCCGGGTACACGCAAGGGTATTGCATGAGCCCTTTCTCGCAACAGGGCGGAAACGTGCACCCTACCCAGACCTGGCTGCAACGCGCCTGGGGCAATGCCTATCTGCTGATGGTGTTGACCACCTTGATGTGGGGCTGCAACGCAGTGGCGAGCCGGCTTGCCGTCGGCAACATCTCGCCGATGATGCTGACCTCGCTGCGCTGGGTGGGGGTCTGCGCGGTCATGCCCCTGCTGCTGCGCGAGCAGCTCCGCGAGCACTGGCCGGTGCTTCGGGGGCATTGGCGGCTGATCGCCGTGCTCGGGACGCTCGGCTTCACCACCTTCAATACGCTGATGTATCTCGCCGCCTATTCGACCAGCGCGATC includes:
- a CDS encoding multidrug efflux SMR transporter — its product is MAWLNLFSAGILEIVWAFGMKQSDGFTRPMPTAITIVAMIGSFALLSLAMRSLPLGTAYTIWTGIGAVGAFLVGVTVLGEALTPMRIAAATLIVSGLVMMKLSAS
- a CDS encoding type 1 glutamine amidotransferase, with the protein product MIETSARPLRLLFVDGNMHDTREGLRRSYGMAYGEAYAAEIAAFEPGIVSDICLPADEGANLPDGEGLESYDGIFLTGSALHIYDTAPPVTRQIDLMRAIYASGTPCFGSCWGIQVGSVAAGGTVTPNPKGRETGFARRIAPTEAGRGHALLASRPAAFDAPAIHLDTIALPAHGTTILASNAYSQVQAAEIKHNGGTFWGVQYHPEFSLKQIAAILRPRTQLLIQEGFRKDEASAQAWLDDMLTLDAEPDRQDLAWAHGLDREVLDTERRVTELRNFMEHRVKPHASARGRA